In the genome of Diorhabda carinulata isolate Delta chromosome Y, icDioCari1.1, whole genome shotgun sequence, one region contains:
- the LOC130903112 gene encoding uncharacterized protein LOC130903112: protein MVQCWAPGCKHYNVRERCKFYRFPKDPKVRSKWIKLTRRTTEPGPGAFLCSCHFVDGKKENGPTIFLHNEGKMFNDQYPQKKKRPLQDGLELQIEPQASTSKETDDFSQSNHVMTEAENYFLRQSLEKATGSLSHLSETFSFDHIRSDNNLVILYTGLPTTDVFMALYHLLEKNEIRYYFKWKVEKMRKIDQLLMTLMKLKQNFPHQDLAVRFNVSQGTVSNVVTTWVHALHEILFKQFMSEIPDRSKNQLCLPNCFSSFTNCRIIIDCTEVYTCINRQSMYSQKLTYSSYKHRNTCKGLVGVAPNGVATFLSCLYPGSTSDKKIVKDCGILNQLKPGDLVLADKGFLIKDLMPPGVHINIPPFLTTPQFTTEQVHQTECIARARIHVERAIRRMKVFNILNLIPHSLLPHADAVFQVVGALTNLQYPLIKEVG from the exons atggtGCAGTGTTGGGCACCTGGCTGTAAGCATTACAATGTCAGAGAGCGTTGTAAGTTTTATAGATTTCCAAAGGATCCAAAAGTAAGAAGCAAATGGATAAAGCTAACAAG AAGAACAACAGAACCAGGTCCCGGAGCTTTTTTGTGTAGTTGTCATTTTGTAgatggaaaaaaagaaaatgggcCAACCATTTTTTTACACAATGAAGGAAAAATGTTTAACGACCAATATCcccagaaaaagaaaagaccACTTCAAGATGGGTTGGA ATTGCAAATTGAACCACAAGCATCTACGTCAAAAGAAACAGACGACTTCTCTCAAAGCAACCATGTTATGACAGAAGCAGAAAACTATTTCTTACGACAAAGTCTAGAAAAAGCTACAGGTAGTCTCTCTCACTTATCAGAAACATTCTCCTTTGATCATATTAGGAGTGATAATAACTTGGTCATTTTATATACTGGTTTGCCTACAACAGATGTATTCATGGCTCTGTAtcatttgttggaaaaaaatgaaataagatattattttaaatggaaggtagaaaaaatgagaaaaattgatcaGCTGCTCATGACTTTgatgaaattgaaacaaaattttccacatCAAGATTTAGCAGTAAGGTTTAATGTTTCACAAGGCACAGTCTCAAATGTTGTAACAACATGGGTGCATGCCttgcatgaaattttattcaaacaattcATGTCTGAAATACCAGATAGAAGTAAAAATCAGTTGTGCTTACCAAACTGTTTTAGTAGTTTCACAAATTGTAGAATTATAATAGATTGTACGGAAGTTTATACTTGTATAAATCGCCAAAGTATGTATTCCCAGAAGTTGACGTACAGCTCATATAAGCATAGAAATACATGCAAAGGATTAGTAGGTGTTGCACCAAATGGTGTAGCTACATTTTTATCATGTTTATATCCAGGTTCAACATcagacaaaaaaattgtcaaagatTGTGGAATCTTAAATCAACTTAAACCTGGAGACTTGGTATTGGCAGATAAAGGATTCCTAATTAAAGATTTAATGCCTCCCGGAGTTCATATTAATATTCCCCCATTTCTTACAACTCCTCAATTCACTACAGAACAAGTTCATCAAACTGAATGCATTGCTCGAGCAAGGATTCATGTGGAGCGTGCTATAAGGAGAATGAAGGtgttcaatatattaaatttaattccaCATTCTTTGTTACCACATGCTGATGCTGTGTTTCAGGTAGTAGGTGCTTTAACAAACTTGCAGTATCCTTTAATTAAAGAAGTTGGATAA